The Arachis ipaensis cultivar K30076 chromosome B07, Araip1.1, whole genome shotgun sequence genome includes a window with the following:
- the LOC107609386 gene encoding KH domain-containing protein At3g08620 isoform X1, producing MHLLLSYLKGGPPFYIYISRFISSHSSIRANSPNINMRNNFDLDSSQYLAELLAEHQKLGPFVQVLPFCSRLLNQEILKVSGKNNGLLMQNQGISSEYENRIMQFGSHKPTTLVASSDMSPNFTGWNSLSHEMLGGGQGLNNNVDWQTAPLVSSPHIVKKILRLDIPSDSYPNFNFVGRLLGPRGNSLKRVEATTGCRVYIRGKGSIKDLDKEELLRGRPGYEHLNEPLHVLIEAELPPNIVDLRLRQAQEILQELLKPVDESQDLYKRQQLRELAMLNSNFREDSPQLSGSVSPFTSNEIKRAKLDQ from the exons ATGCATTTACTACTTAGCTATTTGAAAGGTGGCCCTccgttttatatatatatttctagaTTT ATTTCATCTCATTCATCAATAAGAGCCAATTCACCAAATATAAACATGAGGAACAATTTTGATCTTGATAGCAG TCAATACTTAGCTGAGTTGCTAGCAGAACACCAGAAGCTTGGACCCTTTGTGCAAGTCCTTCCCTTCTGTAGCAGACTCTTAAATCAAG AGATTCTAAAGGTTTCTGGAAAGAATAATGGATTATTGATGCAGAACCAAGGAATTAGTAGTGAatatgaaaacagaataatgcagtTTGGAAGCCACAAACCAACAACTCTTGTGGCTTCTTCAGACATGTCACCAAACTTCACTGGTTGGAACAGCCTGTCACATGAA ATGTTAGGTGGAGGACAAGGACTAAATAATAATGTTGATTGGCAAACAGCACCACTTGTCTCAAGTCCTCACATTGTGAAGAAGATTTTACGCTTAGATATTCCTAGTGATAGCTATCCAAAT TTCAATTTTGTTGGGAGACTGCTTGGTCCGAGGGGCAATTCACTCAAGAGAGTGGAAGCTACCACAGGTTGCCGTGTATATATCAGAGGGAAAGGTTCAATCAAAGATCTAGACAAG GAAGAGTTGTTAAGGGGTAGGCCAGGGTATGAGCACCTGAATGAACCTCTACACGTTTTGATTGAAGCAGAACTACCTCCCAACATTGTTGATCTAAGGCTCAGGCAAGCACAAGAAATCTTACAAGAGCTACTTAAACCTGTT GATGAGTCACAAGACTTGTACAAGAGGCAACAACTAAGAGAACTTGCTATGCTCAATTCCAATTTTAGAGAAGATAGCCCTCAACTGAGTGGTAGTGTTTCTCCATTCACTtctaatgaaattaaaagggccAAACTTGACCAATAA
- the LOC107609386 gene encoding KH domain-containing protein At3g08620 isoform X2, which yields MSGLYNNQISSHSSIRANSPNINMRNNFDLDSSQYLAELLAEHQKLGPFVQVLPFCSRLLNQEILKVSGKNNGLLMQNQGISSEYENRIMQFGSHKPTTLVASSDMSPNFTGWNSLSHEMLGGGQGLNNNVDWQTAPLVSSPHIVKKILRLDIPSDSYPNFNFVGRLLGPRGNSLKRVEATTGCRVYIRGKGSIKDLDKEELLRGRPGYEHLNEPLHVLIEAELPPNIVDLRLRQAQEILQELLKPVDESQDLYKRQQLRELAMLNSNFREDSPQLSGSVSPFTSNEIKRAKLDQ from the exons ATGTCTGGTTTGTATAATAATCAGATTTCATCTCATTCATCAATAAGAGCCAATTCACCAAATATAAACATGAGGAACAATTTTGATCTTGATAGCAG TCAATACTTAGCTGAGTTGCTAGCAGAACACCAGAAGCTTGGACCCTTTGTGCAAGTCCTTCCCTTCTGTAGCAGACTCTTAAATCAAG AGATTCTAAAGGTTTCTGGAAAGAATAATGGATTATTGATGCAGAACCAAGGAATTAGTAGTGAatatgaaaacagaataatgcagtTTGGAAGCCACAAACCAACAACTCTTGTGGCTTCTTCAGACATGTCACCAAACTTCACTGGTTGGAACAGCCTGTCACATGAA ATGTTAGGTGGAGGACAAGGACTAAATAATAATGTTGATTGGCAAACAGCACCACTTGTCTCAAGTCCTCACATTGTGAAGAAGATTTTACGCTTAGATATTCCTAGTGATAGCTATCCAAAT TTCAATTTTGTTGGGAGACTGCTTGGTCCGAGGGGCAATTCACTCAAGAGAGTGGAAGCTACCACAGGTTGCCGTGTATATATCAGAGGGAAAGGTTCAATCAAAGATCTAGACAAG GAAGAGTTGTTAAGGGGTAGGCCAGGGTATGAGCACCTGAATGAACCTCTACACGTTTTGATTGAAGCAGAACTACCTCCCAACATTGTTGATCTAAGGCTCAGGCAAGCACAAGAAATCTTACAAGAGCTACTTAAACCTGTT GATGAGTCACAAGACTTGTACAAGAGGCAACAACTAAGAGAACTTGCTATGCTCAATTCCAATTTTAGAGAAGATAGCCCTCAACTGAGTGGTAGTGTTTCTCCATTCACTtctaatgaaattaaaagggccAAACTTGACCAATAA
- the LOC107609386 gene encoding KH domain-containing protein At3g08620 isoform X3 has protein sequence MRNNFDLDSSQYLAELLAEHQKLGPFVQVLPFCSRLLNQEILKVSGKNNGLLMQNQGISSEYENRIMQFGSHKPTTLVASSDMSPNFTGWNSLSHEMLGGGQGLNNNVDWQTAPLVSSPHIVKKILRLDIPSDSYPNFNFVGRLLGPRGNSLKRVEATTGCRVYIRGKGSIKDLDKEELLRGRPGYEHLNEPLHVLIEAELPPNIVDLRLRQAQEILQELLKPVDESQDLYKRQQLRELAMLNSNFREDSPQLSGSVSPFTSNEIKRAKLDQ, from the exons ATGAGGAACAATTTTGATCTTGATAGCAG TCAATACTTAGCTGAGTTGCTAGCAGAACACCAGAAGCTTGGACCCTTTGTGCAAGTCCTTCCCTTCTGTAGCAGACTCTTAAATCAAG AGATTCTAAAGGTTTCTGGAAAGAATAATGGATTATTGATGCAGAACCAAGGAATTAGTAGTGAatatgaaaacagaataatgcagtTTGGAAGCCACAAACCAACAACTCTTGTGGCTTCTTCAGACATGTCACCAAACTTCACTGGTTGGAACAGCCTGTCACATGAA ATGTTAGGTGGAGGACAAGGACTAAATAATAATGTTGATTGGCAAACAGCACCACTTGTCTCAAGTCCTCACATTGTGAAGAAGATTTTACGCTTAGATATTCCTAGTGATAGCTATCCAAAT TTCAATTTTGTTGGGAGACTGCTTGGTCCGAGGGGCAATTCACTCAAGAGAGTGGAAGCTACCACAGGTTGCCGTGTATATATCAGAGGGAAAGGTTCAATCAAAGATCTAGACAAG GAAGAGTTGTTAAGGGGTAGGCCAGGGTATGAGCACCTGAATGAACCTCTACACGTTTTGATTGAAGCAGAACTACCTCCCAACATTGTTGATCTAAGGCTCAGGCAAGCACAAGAAATCTTACAAGAGCTACTTAAACCTGTT GATGAGTCACAAGACTTGTACAAGAGGCAACAACTAAGAGAACTTGCTATGCTCAATTCCAATTTTAGAGAAGATAGCCCTCAACTGAGTGGTAGTGTTTCTCCATTCACTtctaatgaaattaaaagggccAAACTTGACCAATAA